Proteins co-encoded in one Malus domestica chromosome 09, GDT2T_hap1 genomic window:
- the LOC114826993 gene encoding uncharacterized protein isoform X1: MLKKAEELQNTALRELEAVRKEKLSPPEASPQFARETSLSPSQVDPSEAGASASLPCYGPPLRSMTSSTALDATPSSQFDPSTGVMLHFVDEDSNLPSPVYEPPPTIVVSDNEPIVPEIPVASEVAISRVFACPTVDKPLSPLQDQTQGTGTGSGAAHHSPAGGEEFSRQPGISPLPGETPGLSQQAPRETSLPHLVCKSKCSHPHSSSGGTVIPPSGIEQIGQAEIAPSMGIPPLEKAAVQDPPPSASPNPAKMPRLFEALGRLETRLKSSKHSSTTPISSEQQRVLQEWAKKDFTASFNLKALCDFEKIITESFKAGRLSKPQHDSFLSFFENLRALREQYQRADRQANRAKCFMEKESSTSAQVDRLMEESLQTKERVRVVTSKIQQLEEQLVALKAEQATLLDTLENQIEGVEKSNSELERARSQLVNNHTVLAEPSRIFAIMKTYHSRIITLCEDVNFLE, encoded by the exons ATGCTCAAAAAGGCCGAAGAACTGCAAAATACTGCCCTCAGAGAACTTGAG GCCGTAAGAAAGGAAAAGCTCTCTCCGCCCGAAGCCTCTCCACAATTTGCCCGAGAGACAAGCCTATCTCCCTCCCAGGTCGACCCTTCAGAG GCTGGAGCATCTGCTTCCTTGCCTTGTTATGGCCCTCCTCTGAGGTCTATGACTTCTTCTACTGCTCTGGACGCAACCCCTTCTTCTCAATTCGATCCGTCTACAGGAGTTATGTTGCACTTCGTGGATGAGGACAGTAACTTG CCTTCTCCGGTATATGAGCCACCTCCTACAATAGTGGTTTCAGATAATGAACCCATAGTCCCTGAGATCCCTGTAGCCTCAGAGGTAGCAATTTCGCGGGTATTTGCTTGCCCGACAGTTGATAAACCTCTTTCTCCTCTTCAAGACCAAACTCAG GGCACTGGTACAGGTTCAGGTGCAGCTCATCACTCTCCTGCTGGTGGTGAGGAATTTTCCCGCCAACCAGGAATTAGTCCTCTTCCTGGTGAAACCCCGGGGCTGAGTCAG CAAGCTCCAAGAGAAACTTCCCTTCCCCATTTGGTCTGTAAATCAAAGTGCTCCCATCCTCACTCATCCTCTGGAGGTACTGTGATTCCCCCTTCTGGAATTGAGCAGATCGGGCAGGCAGAAATTGCCCCCTCAATGGGCATTCCTCCATTAGAGAAAGCTGCAGTGCAGGATCCTCCTCCTTCCGCATCTCCAAACCCTGCTAAGATGCCCAGACTTTTTGAAGCACTTGGACGGCTTGAGACACGGTTGAaatcttcaaaacattcttcaaccACCCCCATTTCTTCAGAGCAACAGCGAGTCCTTCAGGAATGGGCAAAGAAGGATTTCACCGCTTCATTCAACCTCAAGGCTCTTTGTGATTTTGAAAAGATCATAACCGAGTCTTTCAAAGCCGGTCGGCTATCAAAACCTCAACATGATTCTTTTCTATCTTTCTTTGAGAACCTGAGAGCCCTTAGGGAACAATACCAGAGAGCGGACAGACAGGCTAATCGGGCAAAATGCTTCATGGAGAAAGAATCAAGCACCTCTGCCCAAGTTGATCGGTTGATGGAAGAAAGCTTGCAGACAAAAGAAAGGGTCAGAGTTGTTACTTCTAAAATCCAACAGCTGGAGGAGCAATTGGTTGCTCTTAAAGCAGAACAAGCAACTCTTCTAGATACCCTTGAAAATCAAATTGAGGGAGTGGAGAAGTCAAATTCGGAGCTAGAGCGTGCCCGGTCTCAACTTGTAAATAACCATACTGTTTTGGCCGAACCCAGTAGGATATTTGCCATTATGAAAACATATCATTctcgaataatcaccctatgTGAAGATGTAAATTTTTTAGAATAG